A stretch of Aedes aegypti strain LVP_AGWG chromosome 2, AaegL5.0 Primary Assembly, whole genome shotgun sequence DNA encodes these proteins:
- the LOC5569180 gene encoding cAMP-responsive element-binding protein-like 2 isoform X2, with protein sequence MIVVQLERKESGKRGRKPGRKASTEKIDMKAKLERSRQSARECRARKKLRYQYLEELVSDREKAVFELRRELEKLHYWALEVDAGRFPEGLQELLEELGALKQE encoded by the exons GAGAGAAAGGAAAGCGGCAAACGAGGACGTAAACCAGGCCGCAAGGCGTCTACTGAGAAGATCGATATGAAGGCAAAGTTAG AACGCAGCAGACAGAGTGCACGGGAATGCAGAGCACGTAAGAAGCTGCGCTATCAGTATCTGGAGGAACTGGTCAGCGATCGCGAGAAGGCCGTCTTCGAGTTGCGCCGAGAGCTGGAGAAACTCCACTACTGGGCGTTGGAAGTGGACGCTGGTCGTTTCCCCGAGGGACTGCAGGAGCTGCTCGAGGAGCTGGGTGCCCTGAAGCAGGAGTAA